A window of the Arachis hypogaea cultivar Tifrunner unplaced genomic scaffold, arahy.Tifrunner.gnm2.J5K5 arahy.Tifrunner.gnm2.scaffold_36, whole genome shotgun sequence genome harbors these coding sequences:
- the LOC114927088 gene encoding DNA-directed RNA polymerase subunit beta', protein LFKPDERKLSRPILKGGDPIDPLVGSYPNFSFARPVVKKPTFLRLRGLFEYEIQSWKYSIPLFFTIQGFDTFRNREISSGAGAIREQLGDLDLTILINSSLVEWKELGEGGSTGNENEWEARKVGRRKNFLVRRIELAKHFIRTNINPEWMVLCLLPVLPPELRPIIQIDGGKLMSSDINELYRRVIYRNNTLIDLLTTSRSTPSELVMCQEKLVQEAVDTLLDNGIRGQPMRDGHNKVYKSFSDIIEGKEGRFRETLLGKRVDYSGRSVIVVGPSLSLHRCGLPREIAIELFQTFVIRGLIRKHFASNMGIAKSKIREKEPIVWEILQEIMQGHPVLLNRAPTLHRLGIQAFQPILVEGRAICLHPLVCKGFNADFDGDQMAVHVPLSLEAQTEARLLMFSHMNLLSPSMGDPISVPTQDMLIGLYILTSGNRRGISANRYSPCNRRNSKTERIYNNNNRYTKKKKEPFFCNSYDAIGAYRQKKINFDSPLWFRWRLDQRVISSREAPIEVHYEPLGIYHEIYGHYIVVRSIKKQIRCIYIRTTVGHISFYREIEEAIQGFCRAHLYSI, encoded by the coding sequence TTATTTAAGCCGGATGAAAGGAAACTTTCACGTCCGATTTTGAAAGGGGGAGATCCCATTGATCCATTGGTTGGATCCTATCCAAATTTTTCGTTTGCTAGACCCGTCGTTAAAAAGCCTACTTTCTTACGATTACGAGGTTTATTCGAATATGAAATCCAATCCTGGAAATATAGCATACCACTTTTTTTTACTATACAGGGTTTCGATACATTTCGAAATAGAGAAATTTCTAGTGGAGCGGGTGCTATTCGAGAACAACTAGGCGATCTGGATTTGACAATTCTTATAAATTCTTCATTAGTAGAGTGGAAAGAATTAGGAGAAGGGGGATCCACGGGCAATGAAAATGAATGGGAGGCTCGAAAagttggaagaagaaaaaattttttggttCGACGTATAGAATTAGCTAAACATTTTATCCGAACAAATATAAATCCGGAATGGATGGTTTTATGTCTCTTACCAGTTCTTCCCCCCGAATTGAGACCCATTATTCAAATCGATGGGGGAAAACTAATGAGCTCAGATATTAATGAACTCTATCGAAGAGTTATCTATCGGAACAATACTCTTATCGATCTATTAACAACAAGTAGATCTACGCCAAGCGAATTAGTAATGTGCCAGGAGAAATTGGTACAAGAAGCCGTGGATACGCTTCTGGATAATGGAATCCGCGGGCAACCGATGAGGGATGGTCATAATAAGGTTTACAAATCATTTTCAGATATAATTGAAGGTAAAGAGGGAAGATTTCGCGAAACCCTGCTTGGAAAAAGGGTTGATTATTCGGGGCGTTCTGTTATTGTAGTAGGACCATCACTTTCATTACATCGATGTGGATTACCTCGCGAAATAGCAATAGAACTTTTCCAGACATTTGTAATTCGTGGTCTAATTCGAAAGCATTTTGCTTCGAACATGGGAATTGCTAAGAGTAAAATTCGGGAAAAAGAACCGATTGTATGGGAAATCCTTCAAGAAATTATGCAGGGGCATCCCGTCTTGCTAAATAGAGCGCCTACTCTGCATAGATTAGGCATACAGGCATTCCAACCTATTTTAGTGGAAGGGCGCGCTATTTGTTTACACCCATTAGTTTGTAAGGGATTCAATGCAGACTTTGATGGAGACCAAATGGCTGTTCATGTGCCTTTATCTTTGGAAGCCCAAACGGAAGCTCGTTTACTTATGTTTTCTCATATGAACCTATTGTCTCCGTCGATGGGAGATCCTATTTCCGTACCGACTCAAGATATGCTTATTGGGCTTTATATATTAACGAGCGGGAATCGTCGAGGTATTAGTGCAAACAGGTATAGTCCGTGTAATCGCAGAAATTCGAAAACTGAAAGAATTTACAATAATAACAATAGatatacgaaaaaaaaaaaagaaccctTTTTTTGTAATTCCTATGATGCAATTGGAGCTTAtcgacaaaaaaaaataaatttcgatAGTCCTTTGTGGTTCCGCTGGCGGCTAGATCAGCGCGTTATTTCCTCAAGAGAAGCTCCTATCGAAGTTCATTATGAACCGTTGGGTATCTATCATGAGATTTATGGTCATTATATAGTAGTAAGAAGTATAAAAAAACAAATTCGTTGTATATACATTCGAACTACTGTTGGTCATATTTCTTTTTATCGAGAAATCGAAGAAGCTATACAAGGTTTTTGTCGAGCCCATTTATATAGTATCTAG